Proteins encoded in a region of the Terriglobia bacterium genome:
- a CDS encoding HAD family hydrolase — MDRDGTVCDEVGYVNHVSRIRLLPRSAAAIRRAREAGFKTVVVTNQAGVARGYFTEDLVHRVHDRVREMLAAEGAVLDAIYYCPHHPDAGDGPYRKDCECRKPRPGMLLRARDELGIDPTRSYMIGDSIRDVEAGRRVGVTTILVLTGYGRGEIEHRAARWPARPDHVAEDLLDAVEWILGRDGGAGAPGAAP; from the coding sequence ATGGACCGCGACGGAACCGTCTGCGACGAGGTCGGCTACGTGAACCACGTCAGCCGGATCCGGCTCCTGCCGCGGAGCGCCGCCGCGATCCGCCGGGCCCGGGAGGCGGGATTCAAGACCGTCGTGGTGACCAACCAGGCCGGGGTCGCCCGCGGCTACTTCACCGAGGACCTCGTCCATCGGGTGCACGATCGGGTGAGGGAGATGCTCGCGGCGGAGGGCGCCGTGCTGGACGCGATCTACTACTGCCCGCACCACCCCGACGCCGGCGACGGGCCGTACCGCAAGGACTGCGAATGCCGGAAGCCGCGCCCCGGCATGCTGCTGCGCGCCCGGGACGAGCTGGGCATCGACCCGACGCGCTCCTACATGATCGGCGACTCGATCCGGGACGTCGAGGCCGGGCGGCGGGTCGGTGTCACGACGATCCTGGTGTTGACGGGGTACGGGCGAGGCGAGATCGAGCACCGCGCCGCCCGTTGGCCGGCGCGGCCGGACCACGTCGCGGAGGATCTGCTGGACGCCGTCGAGTGGATCCTCGGTCGGGACGGCGGCGCGGGCGCGCCGGGAGCCGCGCCTTGA